The nucleotide window GAGCCGCCTTGGCTGACTGGAGGCTGGACCGGTGAGGGCTCGGCCGAGGTTACACGAAGAGCCGGGCGGCACGCCGGCCCTTCCACTTCCCCCTGACCCCCTTTCCGGAAAACTGGTTGTGCGAGTCGGTGGGCAGCGTTTATGAGACAGTGGCGCTGGGGTCCTCATGTGCCCACGTCCAAGCTTCCCGGCCTTCCAGGTCGTCATCTCGAGGCGGATGCGTCACGTACCCCGGGACGTAACCATCGCGTCACGGTACGGGCCCCAGTACCTGCGGGTCTCGCTGGGTACCTGCGCTCATGTACTGCGAATtcggcacgacgacgccactCTCCCAGGGAGTGTGCGTTGACGATGCGGCTTGGGCTCAGGAGTGCTCCGTACTTGGCCCCCGGCATCGCTTGTCCATGTGCTATGTCGGCGAAGCAGGGTGACGCGCCCTGTCATATGTACGGAGTAAGGTATGCACCTCGTGACTGGGAGCGGTCGTGTGAGGAGCAAACAGCGATATTGGTCGTTCCCAGTCATATATTAGGCACACAGGTGCCCCATATGCAAACCAGCCTCGTCGGACACGACTCAGACGTGGTTGAGCCGTAGTTGCCTTCATATCCCGAGCCAgcgcccgtctcctcctAGAACAAAAAACACGCGCGCAGAGGCGACGGGCCTTGAGCCGCCCTTCATAATCCGTCGGCTTGTCGCCCGGTGCAGTTGCTGGTCTGCTGTCCTGGCAACAAGttcgctgcggcggccgaaCCATCGTCTCGAGCGTCCGCCGTCCATGGTCCATTTCGTTTCGCTTGTGCTCCCCCCCTCGTTGCCTTGCTCGTGTAACCCGATCACGACCATGTGACTTTGTGGCTTCAGGGAAGCGGCCGTGCGCTATGCTGTGCCAGCGAGGGGTTGAGCTTGGGTGTCCCTCAAAGTTAAGACGACGCAAGAGATTGCCGAGATAACCCCTTCTGGAGAGGCACGACTGGAGTCACCAGACCGTccgctggtggtggcttTGGCCGCATACACGGTCGGTAGGGAGACGTCACCGGATGACggactacgtacgtacgatGAGCTTGCTAAGACGTCCCTTGTTGCACAGCGCGACCACGATTGACATACCCGATACCAAGTAACGTAGTTGCTTGGTGCAGCGCGAACTCGGGCACGAATAGCCAAAATATGAGAGGAACGCAGATGGAGGGAGAGCTCGCCTCGCTGGGTCGGCCGAACGATCAAGGGCGTGATGCTGCCTCCGTCTGCATTGCCTGGCTGAAGGAGTCaggacatcatcatcatcatcgccacgcAACGTCCACCAGATAACTTATGGAGGCGCCCTCACAACAGCAATGGCAGTCACGGCCGGTCGTTGCCGCCTTGtgcccagcccgccgtccCGCCACTGGCTGAGCAGAACAATCTGGTCTCACGAATGCAGGGCCCCAATCATGTGATCAATCacgaccccccccccttatTACGTACCCTCGTCTTTGTTCTGGCGGTTACGCACGCGTTCAGCCCCGTCCCCAAAGacccatgcatgcatgtctccatgcagctgctggtcgccgccgccgccgccgccgccgcctcctcctcctactcctcctcctccacgccgcGGCCCGTGCCACTTGCCTTGCTTTGCGTTGCCCTGGCTGCAGCCCTTTGAACTCGCTACGCCAGGCCCCCGCGATTCGACTCTCCTGCTGCTCTGGCCCTCCCCGTGAGGCACCGTCTccgagacagagagagagagagagagagagagagaaagagagagagagggagggcgaAGGCGGTTCGAACAAGTGCAGGAACTATGGGACCAGTCCAGAATCGTTGCGTCTGAGCCCGGCCCGACAACGCATGGAGGATCGAGAAACAAATATCACCGCGCGGCAAGATCCATCCTAAAGCCCCTCCGttgcgccgcctctgcccacGAGGCAGAGTCCGGGCCGAGCATCATGGAGTTGAGCCAACAGTCCATTCACGACGTCATTCAtcccaccgccgccttctctGATGCGGCAGCCAACATCGACGCCGCACTGGCCGCCCCGCCGCTTGACGTTCCTTGGCTGCAGTCGTCGCTCAATCCAAAGAATCGCATCAACAGTCTGGAcgtccccgcccgccctctgTGGCGTATCGACGGTTGTACCGCCTTCGGCACCCAGATTTACGCCATCCCGCtcttcgtcgacgtcgtccggCCCTATCGAGTCGACGTCTTCATTCCCGAGCCGGCCACCGTGCCTCCGGATCTTCGCAAGGCCCTGGATCTCGACGTGGCCTTCTACGTCCGTGATGGCTCACGCATCGCCCAGCTGGGCTTCACGCGCCACGTTCTTCGAATCCTCCAACACTGGACCAACACCCTGCAGAATCCAGCAGACATATACAAGGACCTTCCCTTTGGCTCCAGAATCGTCCTGCACAACCTGCCCAAGAACGTCGCCGACGCACGCATCTCCGTCGCCCCGACGCACTACCTGGAGCGCCAGCTGCTCTCGCCATCCGCTCTGCAAAAGTTCTGGGGCAGTGGCCTCAGTCTGCCCCCCATCGTCCAACTCGAGGACGTGGAATACCTGTCCCAGCTTCATGACAGCGTCTGCCTGGTCAAGATCGACGGCCGCACCTGGATTTTCAAGGCCCTTACCAGCTACACCAAGTACTTGTATCACGAAATGAGGCAGCTATTGGTCATGCCACCTCATCCCAACATCATTGCCCGCCCGGTCCACCTAGTCACCAAGAGATGCAGCTTCGGGAAcaaagtcgccgccgtcgggttCACCGTGGAGAACCACGTCCACGGCAGCCTGCGAGACCTCATTCCGTTCCTCCAGGTGCACGGCAAGGTGTCTCTGGACGACAAGATCAAGTGGTCAGTTCAACTGGCCTCGGCCCTCGTACATCTTCGAGAAACGGCAGGCATCTTCTACCCAGACCTGCGGCTCGACAACATCGTTCTTTCGGAGTCCTGGGACGCCGTCATGATCGACTTTGAGCAGCGGGGCGTGTGGTGCGAGTTCGCGGCGCCCGAAGTGAACGCCATCGAGTACGTCCGACTCTTGGCCATTGATGAGGACATCGACCCGGACGTCCAAACAAAGTACTCGGCGAtactcgacgagctgctcccTGGCTGGGAGGAcatgggcgagggcgaagagtACATTTGGCCCTCGAAAGGGTACAACGTCCCGTGGTCATGCCTCACGCAGAGGGAGCAGGAGGCCTGCGAGGTCTACATGCTTGGCCGCGTGCTCTGGTGCATCTtcgaggcgagcagcgcccCACAGAGGGCCGCTGTGTGGCTGTCGTACCGCTGGGAGCCCCTCGTCGAGTTCCCCGGCtacacgacgacgcccgagcccATCCGGGACCTCATCGACCGCTGCACCCGCGGCCGGCAGCCCGGGCTGACCAAGTACATCGTCCGCGAGCGCGACCGCCTCATCAtgcgcgagctcgagaacACGGGCAAGTCCACTGCGCAGCAGGTGCGGGAGACGGCTCGCGACTGGTGGGCGGCCGagatcgaggccgccgaggcctgGCTTGGGGCAAGGGCTGACGGTATGGCGAGGGG belongs to Purpureocillium takamizusanense chromosome 1, complete sequence and includes:
- a CDS encoding uncharacterized protein (EggNog:ENOG503P06G); its protein translation is MELSQQSIHDVIHPTAAFSDAAANIDAALAAPPLDVPWLQSSLNPKNRINSLDVPARPLWRIDGCTAFGTQIYAIPLFVDVVRPYRVDVFIPEPATVPPDLRKALDLDVAFYVRDGSRIAQLGFTRHVLRILQHWTNTLQNPADIYKDLPFGSRIVLHNLPKNVADARISVAPTHYLERQLLSPSALQKFWGSGLSLPPIVQLEDVEYLSQLHDSVCLVKIDGRTWIFKALTSYTKYLYHEMRQLLVMPPHPNIIARPVHLVTKRCSFGNKVAAVGFTVENHVHGSLRDLIPFLQVHGKVSLDDKIKWSVQLASALVHLRETAGIFYPDLRLDNIVLSESWDAVMIDFEQRGVWCEFAAPEVNAIEYVRLLAIDEDIDPDVQTKYSAILDELLPGWEDMGEGEEYIWPSKGYNVPWSCLTQREQEACEVYMLGRVLWCIFEASSAPQRAAVWLSYRWEPLVEFPGYTTTPEPIRDLIDRCTRGRQPGLTKYIVRERDRLIMRELENTGKSTAQQVRETARDWWAAEIEAAEAWLGARADGMARGDWNENYFDRPSLQEVYQALEAFRATKSTVP